A single region of the Populus nigra chromosome 2, ddPopNigr1.1, whole genome shotgun sequence genome encodes:
- the LOC133682701 gene encoding protein-tyrosine-phosphatase IBR5-like isoform X1 yields the protein MMMMRKRERENPCGVCGHYHKYEEGEVCGTCGHRMPESTSDKSPSVHLSAFPSQILPDFLFLGSYDNASRSELLKTQGITRVLNTVPACQNLYKNSFTYHCLQDDKILQFDDAIQFLEQCERDKARVLVHCMSGKNRSPAIVMAYLMKSRGWRLAQCYQWVKERRPSVDLTQAVHQQLHEYEQKLFGSNDNSNPALPLFPPVGAPSFSFGFPKASDPVPVQAFIGVGAPSIFTRPLEVPPQEFQFGAGHPQNISESSLGTNLPNPNGGDVSMDS from the exons atgatgatgatgaggaagagggagagagaaaacCCGTGCGGGGTATGCGGTCACTACCACAAGTACGAAGAGGGTGAGGTTTGTGGGACTTGCGGCCACCGTATGCCTGAATCCACCTCCGATAAGTCTCCCTCTGTTCACCTCAGCGCTTTTCCTTCTCAGATCCTCCCCGACTTCCTTTTCTTAGGCAGCTACGACAACGCCTCTCGATCCGAGCTCCTCAAAACCCAAGGAATTACTCGTGTGctcaat ACAGTTCCTGCGTGTCAAAATCTCTACAAGAATTCATTCACCTATCACTGCCTCCAAGATGACAAGATCTTACAATTTGACGATGCCATTCAGTTTTTAG AGCAATGTGAGAGGGACAAGGCTCGCGTTCTTGTCCATTGCATGTcaggaaaaaatag GTCTCCAGCTATTGTAATGGCTTACTTGATGAAGTCCAGAGGATGGAGACTTGCTCAATGTTACCAGTGGGTGAAAGAGCGGAGACCATCCGTTGATCTAACTCAAG CCGTGCACCAGCAGTTGCATGAGTATGAACAGAAGCTTTTTGGGTCAAATGATAATAGCAACCCTGCCCTGCCACTCTTCCCTCCTGTAGGTGCGCCATCTTTTAGCTTTGGCTTCCCAAAGGCTAGTGATCCAGTTCCTGTCCAAGCATTCATTGGTGTTGGTGCTCCCTCTATTTTCACACGTCCTCTAGAAGTTCCTCCACAAGAGTTCCAGTTTGGAGCTGGTCATCCCCAGAACATATCAGAAAGCTCCCTTGGCACCAATTTGCCGAACCCGAATGGTGGGGATGTTTCAATGGATTCATGA
- the LOC133682700 gene encoding uncharacterized protein LOC133682700 isoform X2, with product MAEIMFKVTVIWRGNKFIVGMNTDASVKDLGDELQKLTDIKADTMRLIVPRFSNKSSKLLFPFSDEHSQLSLQEASIMEGKFIRMLGVSEDEVDKVLQNAKVDLRIAGFDEEEKRMRQRMSDRPRGLLKLPQGPYIFCDFRTLQIPGVELNPPAPEALKRMHMLAADPGIVAIMNKHRWRVGIMTEMAPVGYVGVSPKCILGFNKNHGEEISLRLRTDDLKGFRKYESIKKTLLHELAHMLYSEHDANFYALDKQLNQEAASLDWTKSRGHTLSGVDHQDQDSEDFYVSDSRSSSVKLGGNMSNQLASARASSVAAAYHRLADASSNSLGASEVHEEPDPDDSIFNMQKEPGAKGQVEKGKVDIENQHKSQWKPHNQPDPDEHPFNRNKNEPDPDDSQGNHHEVMDILNGGIRPDKTIDEPDPDDSQGNHHEVMDIANGGICPDKTIDEPDPDDSQGNHHEAMDILNIGIYPAKTIDEPDPDDSQGNHHEAMDILNIGICPGKTIDEPDPDDCLVTENIEDHLHLKKAYKEPDPDESETNQVVQAEPDPDDDLAVSDEVSRMQIDEPDPDDEELRRIQDPVSVVCSRLQKATETLRAELNSTEATAALQTLFKIIRNVIEHPDQSKFKRLRKANPIIQKNVASHQAAVEIVHVVGFSEEVSYDETGKADTYLVLKRNDPGLLWLAKSTLEACMA from the exons ATGGCCGAGATAATGTTTAAAGTAACAGTTATATGGAGGGGGAACAAATTTATTGTGGGAATGAACACCGATGCTTCTGTCAAGGATCTAGGGGATGAACTCCAGAAGTTGACAGATATCAAGGCAGATACCATGAGACTTATTGTTCCGCGATTTTCTAACAAAAGCTCAAAGCTGCTGTTTCCTTTCTCAGATGAACACTCACAGCTAAGCTTGCAAGAAGCTTCCATTATGGAG ggAAAGTTTATCAGAATGTTGGGAGTGTCTGAAGATGAAGTTGATAAAGTTCTACAAAATGCCAAGGTTGACCTGAGGATCGCCGGATTTGatgaagaggaaaagagaatGAGGCAGCGAATGTCAGATAGACCTCGTGGTTTGCTTAAACTCCCACAAGGACCTTATATCTTTTGTGATTTTCGCACACTTCAAATTCCTGGAGTTGAG CTGAACCCCCCCGCTCCAGAGGCTTTGAAAAGGATGCATATGCTTGCTGCGGATCCTGGAATTGTTGCTATAATGAACAAG CATCGTTGGCGCGTAGGAATTATGACTGAGATGGCCCCAGTTGGTTATGTTGGTGTGAGTCCCAAATGCATTCTTGGTTTCAATAAG AATCATGGAGAGGAGATATCTCTCCGTCTTCGAACTGATGACCTCAAGGGTTTCAGGAAATATGAAAGCATCAAGAAAACTCTTCTGCATGAACTT GCTCACATGCTGTACTCAGAACACGATGCGAACTTTTATGCTTTGGATAAACAG CTGAACCAAGAAGCTGCTAGTTTAGATTGGACTAAATCAAGGGGGCATACCTTGAGCGGAGTCGATCATCAAGACCAGGACAGCGAAGACTTCTATGTTTCAGACAGTAGAAGCTCTTCTGTGAAGCTGGGGGGAAACATGTCTAATCAACTGGCTAGTGCCCGCGCATCTTCTGTGGCTGCTGCTTATCACCGTTTAGCAGATGCCTCTTCCAACAGTTTGGGAGCCTCTGAAGTACATGAAGAACCCGACCCGGATGATTCAATTTTTAACATGCAAAAAGAACCTGGTGCCAAGGGTCAGGTAGAAAAAGGAAAGGTAGATAttgaaaatcaacataaatctcAGTGGAAACCTCACAATCAACCTGATCCTGATGAACATCCTTTTAATCGAAACAAGAATGAACCTGATCCTGATGATTCTCAAGGTAATCACCATGAGGTGATGGACATCCTGAATGGTGGTATTCGCCCTGACAAAACCATTGATGAACCTGATCCTGATGATTCTCAAGGTAATCACCATGAGGTGATGGACATCGCGAATGGTGGGATTTGCCCCGACAAAACCATTGATGAACCTGATCCTGATGATTCTCAAGGTAATCACCATGAGGCGATGGACATCCTGAATATTGGGATTTACCCTGCCAAAACCATTGATGAACCTGATCCTGATGATTCTCAAGGTAATCACCATGAGGCGATGGACATCCTGAATATTGGGATTTGCCCTGGCAAAACCATTGACGAACCTGATCCTGATGATTGTCTAGTAACTGAAAACATTGAAGACCATCTCCATCTAAAAAAAGCTTATAAAGAACCTGATCCTGATGAATCTGAAACAAATCAGGTTGTTCAGGCTGAGCCCGATCCTGATGATGATTTAGCAGTGTCAGATGAAGTATCTAGGATGCAAATTGATGAACCAGATCCAGATGATGAAGAACTACGGAGAATCCAAGATCCTGTAAGTGTTGTCTGCAGCCGCCTTCAGAAGGCTACTGAGACACTGAGAGCTGAATTGAACTCCACAGAAGCAACGGCAGCTTTGCAAACTCTTTTTAAGATAATTAG GAATGTGATCGAACACCCAGATCAGTCAAAATTCAAAAGACTCAGAAAG GCTAATCCCATAATCCAGAAAAATGTTGCCAGTCACCAAG CTGCGGTGGAAATTGTTCATGTGGTTGGATTCAGTGAGGAAGTTAGTTATGATGAAACTGGGAAGGCTGATACTTACTTGGTGCTGAAGCGGAATGATCCAGGCTTGTTGTGGCTTGCCAAGTCAACCCTTGAAGCATGCATGGCCTAG
- the LOC133682700 gene encoding uncharacterized protein LOC133682700 isoform X1: MNAYNPERENPPPNNTHQEHNTRMAEIMFKVTVIWRGNKFIVGMNTDASVKDLGDELQKLTDIKADTMRLIVPRFSNKSSKLLFPFSDEHSQLSLQEASIMEGKFIRMLGVSEDEVDKVLQNAKVDLRIAGFDEEEKRMRQRMSDRPRGLLKLPQGPYIFCDFRTLQIPGVELNPPAPEALKRMHMLAADPGIVAIMNKHRWRVGIMTEMAPVGYVGVSPKCILGFNKNHGEEISLRLRTDDLKGFRKYESIKKTLLHELAHMLYSEHDANFYALDKQLNQEAASLDWTKSRGHTLSGVDHQDQDSEDFYVSDSRSSSVKLGGNMSNQLASARASSVAAAYHRLADASSNSLGASEVHEEPDPDDSIFNMQKEPGAKGQVEKGKVDIENQHKSQWKPHNQPDPDEHPFNRNKNEPDPDDSQGNHHEVMDILNGGIRPDKTIDEPDPDDSQGNHHEVMDIANGGICPDKTIDEPDPDDSQGNHHEAMDILNIGIYPAKTIDEPDPDDSQGNHHEAMDILNIGICPGKTIDEPDPDDCLVTENIEDHLHLKKAYKEPDPDESETNQVVQAEPDPDDDLAVSDEVSRMQIDEPDPDDEELRRIQDPVSVVCSRLQKATETLRAELNSTEATAALQTLFKIIRNVIEHPDQSKFKRLRKANPIIQKNVASHQAAVEIVHVVGFSEEVSYDETGKADTYLVLKRNDPGLLWLAKSTLEACMA; encoded by the exons ATGAACGCTTACAACCCTGAAAGAGAAAATCCACCACCTAACAACACACACCAAGAG CACAACACCAGAATGGCCGAGATAATGTTTAAAGTAACAGTTATATGGAGGGGGAACAAATTTATTGTGGGAATGAACACCGATGCTTCTGTCAAGGATCTAGGGGATGAACTCCAGAAGTTGACAGATATCAAGGCAGATACCATGAGACTTATTGTTCCGCGATTTTCTAACAAAAGCTCAAAGCTGCTGTTTCCTTTCTCAGATGAACACTCACAGCTAAGCTTGCAAGAAGCTTCCATTATGGAG ggAAAGTTTATCAGAATGTTGGGAGTGTCTGAAGATGAAGTTGATAAAGTTCTACAAAATGCCAAGGTTGACCTGAGGATCGCCGGATTTGatgaagaggaaaagagaatGAGGCAGCGAATGTCAGATAGACCTCGTGGTTTGCTTAAACTCCCACAAGGACCTTATATCTTTTGTGATTTTCGCACACTTCAAATTCCTGGAGTTGAG CTGAACCCCCCCGCTCCAGAGGCTTTGAAAAGGATGCATATGCTTGCTGCGGATCCTGGAATTGTTGCTATAATGAACAAG CATCGTTGGCGCGTAGGAATTATGACTGAGATGGCCCCAGTTGGTTATGTTGGTGTGAGTCCCAAATGCATTCTTGGTTTCAATAAG AATCATGGAGAGGAGATATCTCTCCGTCTTCGAACTGATGACCTCAAGGGTTTCAGGAAATATGAAAGCATCAAGAAAACTCTTCTGCATGAACTT GCTCACATGCTGTACTCAGAACACGATGCGAACTTTTATGCTTTGGATAAACAG CTGAACCAAGAAGCTGCTAGTTTAGATTGGACTAAATCAAGGGGGCATACCTTGAGCGGAGTCGATCATCAAGACCAGGACAGCGAAGACTTCTATGTTTCAGACAGTAGAAGCTCTTCTGTGAAGCTGGGGGGAAACATGTCTAATCAACTGGCTAGTGCCCGCGCATCTTCTGTGGCTGCTGCTTATCACCGTTTAGCAGATGCCTCTTCCAACAGTTTGGGAGCCTCTGAAGTACATGAAGAACCCGACCCGGATGATTCAATTTTTAACATGCAAAAAGAACCTGGTGCCAAGGGTCAGGTAGAAAAAGGAAAGGTAGATAttgaaaatcaacataaatctcAGTGGAAACCTCACAATCAACCTGATCCTGATGAACATCCTTTTAATCGAAACAAGAATGAACCTGATCCTGATGATTCTCAAGGTAATCACCATGAGGTGATGGACATCCTGAATGGTGGTATTCGCCCTGACAAAACCATTGATGAACCTGATCCTGATGATTCTCAAGGTAATCACCATGAGGTGATGGACATCGCGAATGGTGGGATTTGCCCCGACAAAACCATTGATGAACCTGATCCTGATGATTCTCAAGGTAATCACCATGAGGCGATGGACATCCTGAATATTGGGATTTACCCTGCCAAAACCATTGATGAACCTGATCCTGATGATTCTCAAGGTAATCACCATGAGGCGATGGACATCCTGAATATTGGGATTTGCCCTGGCAAAACCATTGACGAACCTGATCCTGATGATTGTCTAGTAACTGAAAACATTGAAGACCATCTCCATCTAAAAAAAGCTTATAAAGAACCTGATCCTGATGAATCTGAAACAAATCAGGTTGTTCAGGCTGAGCCCGATCCTGATGATGATTTAGCAGTGTCAGATGAAGTATCTAGGATGCAAATTGATGAACCAGATCCAGATGATGAAGAACTACGGAGAATCCAAGATCCTGTAAGTGTTGTCTGCAGCCGCCTTCAGAAGGCTACTGAGACACTGAGAGCTGAATTGAACTCCACAGAAGCAACGGCAGCTTTGCAAACTCTTTTTAAGATAATTAG GAATGTGATCGAACACCCAGATCAGTCAAAATTCAAAAGACTCAGAAAG GCTAATCCCATAATCCAGAAAAATGTTGCCAGTCACCAAG CTGCGGTGGAAATTGTTCATGTGGTTGGATTCAGTGAGGAAGTTAGTTATGATGAAACTGGGAAGGCTGATACTTACTTGGTGCTGAAGCGGAATGATCCAGGCTTGTTGTGGCTTGCCAAGTCAACCCTTGAAGCATGCATGGCCTAG
- the LOC133682701 gene encoding protein-tyrosine-phosphatase IBR5-like isoform X2: protein MMMMRKRERENPCGVCGHYHKYEEGEVCGTCGHRMPESTSDKSPSVHLSAFPSQILPDFLFLGSYDNASRSELLKTQGITRVLNTVPACQNLYKNSFTYHCLQDDKILQFDDAIQFLEQCERDKARVLVHCMSGKNRSPAIVMAYLMKSRGWRLAQCYQWVKERRPSVDLTQGEKLPHA from the exons atgatgatgatgaggaagagggagagagaaaacCCGTGCGGGGTATGCGGTCACTACCACAAGTACGAAGAGGGTGAGGTTTGTGGGACTTGCGGCCACCGTATGCCTGAATCCACCTCCGATAAGTCTCCCTCTGTTCACCTCAGCGCTTTTCCTTCTCAGATCCTCCCCGACTTCCTTTTCTTAGGCAGCTACGACAACGCCTCTCGATCCGAGCTCCTCAAAACCCAAGGAATTACTCGTGTGctcaat ACAGTTCCTGCGTGTCAAAATCTCTACAAGAATTCATTCACCTATCACTGCCTCCAAGATGACAAGATCTTACAATTTGACGATGCCATTCAGTTTTTAG AGCAATGTGAGAGGGACAAGGCTCGCGTTCTTGTCCATTGCATGTcaggaaaaaatag GTCTCCAGCTATTGTAATGGCTTACTTGATGAAGTCCAGAGGATGGAGACTTGCTCAATGTTACCAGTGGGTGAAAGAGCGGAGACCATCCGTTGATCTAACTCAAG GAGAGAAGTTACCCCATGCCTGA